In a single window of the Nocardioides sp. L-11A genome:
- the polA gene encoding DNA polymerase I: MTETTRPRLLLLDGHSLAYRAFFALPVENFSTATGQNTNAVYGFTSMLVNVLRDEQPTHVAVAFDVSRQTFRTEEYAEYKAKRNKTPGEFSSQLPLIERMLDSFSIRYIKHPGYEADDIIATLVTQALADETSGLEVLILTGDRDSIQLVTERSTVLYPMRGVSDLSRMTPAFVEDKYGVPPHRYPELAAIVGEQSDNLPGVPGVGAGFAAKWINTYDGLDNVIAQADKITGKKGEAFREHLGDVIRNRRLNALVRDLDLGLAIDDLVLGEWDRSSALELLDELEFRGELRTRILDVVAPGEDTPVEAGVEVDGTTLAPDAVAAWLDEIGSTTVGLSVRGSWGSGTGRVAGLALALADGRAAYVDVEAMSPADDAAVAAWLADETRPKVLHDAKGPLVALGAQGWSLAGVVEDTALAAYLVAPDQRSYDLADLSLRYLHRELAVAEDDDQGMLFDEDANLAKAAMVQARAALDLSAELTDEVEKAGGRSLLTEVEMPLVGVLAAMEQTGIAVDIEHLEGLEAHFGEEVRKEAVEAYAVIGKEINLGSPKQLQVVLFDELGMPKTKRTKTGYTTDADALQKLAASNPHPFLLHLLRHREVIRLRQTIEGLLKTVQPDGRIHTTFHQTIAATGRLSSTEPNLQNIPVRTEEGRRIRESFVVGPGYDSLMTADYSQIEMRIMAHLSEDEALIEAFRSGRDFHAETASRVFDVAPDAVTQEMRAKIKAMNYGLAYGLSAFGLSQQLGIEPREASGLMEEYFDTFGGIRDYLTGVVDEARRTGFTETIMGRRRYLPDLTSDNRMRREGAERMALNAPIQGSAADLIKVAMLRTDAALRGSGLRSRMLLQVHDELVFEVADGESGALEALVREQMAGAADLTVPLDVSVGTGRSWHEAAH; encoded by the coding sequence ATGACGGAGACGACCCGCCCGCGACTCCTGCTCCTCGACGGCCACTCACTCGCCTACCGCGCCTTCTTCGCCCTCCCGGTCGAGAACTTCTCGACCGCGACCGGGCAGAACACCAACGCCGTCTACGGCTTCACCTCGATGCTGGTCAACGTGCTGCGCGACGAGCAGCCGACCCATGTGGCGGTCGCCTTCGACGTGTCGCGGCAGACCTTCCGCACCGAGGAGTACGCCGAGTACAAGGCCAAGCGCAACAAGACGCCGGGCGAGTTCAGCAGCCAGCTCCCCCTGATCGAGCGGATGCTCGACAGCTTCTCGATCCGCTACATCAAGCACCCCGGCTACGAGGCCGACGACATCATCGCCACGCTGGTCACGCAGGCCCTCGCCGACGAGACGAGCGGTCTCGAGGTGCTCATCCTCACCGGCGACCGCGACTCCATCCAACTGGTGACCGAGCGCTCGACGGTGCTCTACCCGATGCGTGGCGTGTCCGACCTGTCCCGGATGACACCCGCCTTCGTGGAGGACAAGTACGGCGTCCCGCCGCACCGCTACCCCGAGCTCGCGGCGATCGTCGGCGAGCAGTCCGACAACCTGCCGGGCGTGCCCGGGGTCGGCGCCGGGTTCGCCGCGAAGTGGATCAACACCTACGACGGCCTCGACAACGTGATCGCCCAGGCCGACAAGATCACCGGCAAGAAGGGCGAGGCCTTCCGCGAGCACCTCGGCGACGTGATCCGCAACCGCCGGCTCAACGCGCTGGTGCGCGACCTCGACCTCGGCCTCGCGATCGACGACCTGGTGCTGGGGGAGTGGGACCGCTCCTCGGCCCTCGAGCTGCTCGACGAGCTGGAGTTCCGCGGCGAGCTGCGCACCCGCATCCTGGACGTCGTGGCGCCCGGTGAGGACACCCCGGTCGAGGCGGGCGTCGAGGTCGACGGCACCACGCTCGCGCCCGATGCCGTCGCGGCCTGGCTCGACGAGATCGGCAGCACGACCGTCGGCCTCTCCGTGCGCGGATCCTGGGGCAGCGGCACCGGCCGGGTCGCCGGGCTCGCGCTCGCGCTGGCCGACGGCCGGGCGGCGTACGTCGACGTCGAGGCGATGAGCCCCGCCGACGACGCCGCGGTGGCCGCCTGGCTGGCCGACGAGACACGCCCGAAGGTGCTCCACGACGCCAAGGGGCCCCTGGTCGCGCTCGGTGCCCAGGGCTGGAGCCTGGCGGGCGTCGTGGAGGACACCGCGCTCGCGGCGTACCTCGTCGCCCCCGACCAGCGCTCCTACGACCTCGCCGACCTCTCCCTGCGCTACCTCCACCGCGAGCTCGCGGTCGCCGAGGACGACGACCAGGGGATGCTCTTCGACGAGGACGCCAACCTGGCCAAGGCCGCGATGGTCCAGGCCCGGGCCGCGCTCGACCTGTCCGCCGAGCTGACCGACGAGGTCGAGAAGGCGGGTGGCCGCAGTCTGCTGACCGAGGTCGAGATGCCGCTCGTCGGCGTGCTGGCGGCCATGGAGCAGACCGGCATCGCGGTCGACATCGAGCACCTGGAGGGGCTCGAGGCGCACTTCGGCGAGGAGGTGCGCAAGGAGGCCGTGGAGGCCTACGCGGTGATCGGCAAGGAGATCAACCTCGGCTCGCCCAAGCAGCTGCAGGTGGTGCTCTTCGACGAGCTCGGCATGCCGAAGACCAAGCGCACCAAGACCGGCTACACCACCGACGCCGACGCGCTGCAGAAGCTGGCCGCCAGCAATCCCCATCCCTTCCTGCTGCACCTGCTGCGCCACCGCGAGGTGATCCGGCTGCGGCAGACGATCGAGGGCCTGCTCAAGACGGTCCAGCCCGACGGCCGCATCCACACCACCTTCCACCAGACCATCGCGGCCACCGGGCGGCTGTCGAGCACCGAGCCCAACCTGCAGAACATCCCGGTCCGCACCGAGGAGGGCCGCCGGATCCGGGAGAGCTTCGTGGTCGGACCCGGCTACGACTCGCTGATGACCGCCGACTACAGCCAGATCGAGATGCGGATCATGGCCCACTTGTCCGAGGACGAGGCTCTCATCGAGGCGTTCCGCTCCGGTCGTGACTTCCACGCCGAGACCGCCTCGCGGGTCTTCGACGTCGCGCCCGACGCCGTCACCCAGGAGATGCGGGCCAAGATCAAGGCGATGAACTACGGCCTCGCCTACGGCCTGTCGGCCTTCGGTCTCTCCCAGCAGCTCGGCATCGAGCCGCGCGAGGCCAGCGGACTGATGGAGGAGTACTTCGACACCTTCGGCGGCATCCGCGACTACCTCACCGGCGTCGTCGACGAGGCCCGGCGCACCGGCTTCACCGAGACCATCATGGGCCGGCGCCGCTACCTGCCCGACCTGACCAGCGACAACCGGATGCGCCGCGAGGGTGCCGAGCGGATGGCGCTCAACGCGCCCATCCAGGGCTCGGCGGCCGATCTGATCAAGGTCGCCATGCTCCGCACCGACGCCGCGCTGCGCGGTTCCGGTCTGCGCTCGCGGATGCTGCTCCAGGTCCACGACGAGCTCGTGTTCGAGGTCGCCGACGGCGAGAGCGGGGCACTCGAGGCCCTGGTCCGCGAGCAGATGGCCGGCGCCGCCGACCTCACCGTCCCGCTCGACGTCTCGGTCGGCACCGGTCGGTCCTGGCACGAGGCCGCGCATTAG
- a CDS encoding ABC transporter substrate-binding protein: MKMSRTIALTLTALTALALGACGSDDSGTSASGADLVKKDTLTVCSDVPYPPFEDFDKSSDSGFKGFDVDIVTEIAKRLDLDLSIKDSSFDALQSGQALNAKQCDLAASAMTITDDRKKNLDFSDGYYDSQQSLLVPADSDIATIADLDGVKVGVQQGTTGKTYTEENATGADIVSFPSDAEMFQAIKAGQVQALLQDLPVNLDHTSDGSFKVVETYETDEEYGFAIKKGNSQLVDDVNGALEEMRGDGTYDTIYDTYFSTEN; this comes from the coding sequence ATGAAGATGTCGCGCACCATCGCCCTCACCCTGACGGCCCTCACCGCCCTCGCGCTCGGGGCCTGCGGCTCCGACGACAGCGGCACCTCGGCGAGTGGCGCCGACCTCGTCAAGAAGGACACGCTCACGGTCTGCTCGGACGTGCCCTATCCCCCGTTCGAGGACTTCGACAAGTCCAGTGACAGCGGATTCAAGGGCTTCGACGTCGACATCGTCACCGAGATCGCGAAGCGACTCGACCTCGACCTGTCGATCAAGGACTCCTCGTTCGACGCCCTGCAGAGCGGTCAGGCCCTCAACGCGAAGCAGTGCGACCTCGCCGCGTCGGCGATGACCATCACCGACGACCGGAAGAAGAACCTCGACTTCTCCGACGGCTACTACGACTCCCAGCAGTCCCTGCTGGTCCCGGCGGACAGCGACATCGCCACGATCGCCGACCTCGACGGGGTCAAGGTGGGCGTCCAGCAGGGCACCACCGGCAAGACCTACACCGAGGAGAACGCCACCGGCGCGGACATCGTCTCCTTCCCGAGTGACGCCGAGATGTTCCAGGCGATCAAGGCCGGCCAGGTCCAGGCATTGCTGCAGGATCTGCCGGTCAACCTCGACCACACCTCAGACGGCAGCTTCAAGGTCGTCGAGACCTACGAGACCGACGAGGAGTACGGCTTCGCCATCAAGAAGGGCAACAGCCAGCTGGTCGATGACGTGAACGGCGCGCTGGAGGAGATGCGCGGCGACGGCACCTACGACACGATCTACGACACCTACTTCTCCACGGAGAACTGA
- a CDS encoding GNAT family N-acetyltransferase has translation MSRYSLITRVATRDDAVVLADLWSDAVRRADPAEQVADLELVIKGAAASPEQRLVVVEYDGQVAGAVYLRITTLSPLNLEPCVQSMHPRVFDHCRRHGVGHALVEAATAFAEENGILHVVTAVPHSSRESNRFMARLGLAPVVMYRIAPTALLRSRVSPQRQQAGVDGSRNRVLAARRSLRRARTERLALPEPEQA, from the coding sequence ATGAGTCGCTATTCGCTGATCACGCGCGTCGCCACCCGCGACGACGCCGTCGTCCTCGCCGACCTGTGGAGCGATGCCGTGCGTCGCGCCGACCCCGCCGAGCAGGTCGCCGATCTCGAGCTCGTCATCAAGGGGGCCGCCGCGTCGCCGGAGCAGCGCCTCGTCGTCGTCGAGTACGACGGCCAGGTGGCCGGTGCCGTCTACCTGAGGATCACGACGCTCTCCCCGCTCAACCTCGAGCCCTGCGTCCAGTCGATGCACCCGCGCGTCTTCGACCACTGCCGCCGGCACGGCGTCGGCCACGCCCTGGTGGAGGCGGCGACCGCGTTCGCCGAGGAGAACGGCATCCTGCACGTGGTCACCGCGGTGCCGCACTCCTCACGCGAGTCCAACCGGTTCATGGCGCGGCTCGGCCTGGCGCCGGTCGTGATGTACCGGATCGCCCCGACCGCGCTCCTGCGCAGCCGGGTGTCCCCGCAGCGTCAGCAGGCGGGTGTCGACGGCAGCCGCAACCGGGTGCTCGCCGCCCGGCGCTCGCTGCGCCGGGCCCGGACCGAGCGGCTGGCGCTCCCGGAGCCCGAGCAGGCCTGA
- a CDS encoding glycosyltransferase: MLQIVIPAYNEERRLPRTLRELRRHVTAHRGVLGRVEVLVVDNASTDRTAEVARAADSPALPVRVVRCARRGKGAAVRAGLLATDADLVCFMDADGATGLDAIEEAWRHLLLGADVVIGSRAVVGSATQARHCRTRSLGAAAYRRLAGRLVPGVADTQCGFKVFRGSVARQAVRGLRTAGFSFDVELLVRLRAAGAELQEIPVTWTDVPGSTFVPSRHGAAAFAELARIAWRCRSLDRPAAVGAPTPVVLAGSH; this comes from the coding sequence ATGCTGCAGATCGTCATTCCGGCGTACAACGAGGAGCGCCGGCTGCCGCGCACACTGCGCGAGCTGCGTCGTCATGTGACGGCACATCGCGGGGTGCTCGGCCGCGTGGAGGTGCTGGTCGTCGACAACGCGAGCACCGACCGCACCGCAGAGGTGGCGCGGGCCGCCGACTCGCCCGCGCTGCCGGTCCGGGTGGTGCGCTGCGCGCGCCGGGGCAAGGGCGCCGCCGTCCGGGCCGGCCTGCTGGCCACCGACGCCGACCTGGTGTGCTTCATGGACGCCGACGGCGCGACCGGGCTCGACGCGATCGAGGAGGCCTGGCGGCACCTGCTGCTCGGCGCCGACGTCGTCATCGGGTCGCGGGCGGTCGTCGGGAGCGCGACGCAGGCGCGGCACTGCCGCACCCGCTCGCTCGGCGCGGCGGCGTACCGGCGCCTGGCCGGCCGGCTCGTGCCCGGCGTCGCCGACACCCAGTGCGGCTTCAAGGTGTTCCGGGGCAGCGTGGCCCGCCAGGCCGTGCGCGGCCTGCGCACCGCCGGCTTCTCCTTCGACGTCGAGCTGCTGGTCCGGCTGCGTGCGGCCGGCGCCGAGCTCCAGGAGATCCCGGTGACCTGGACCGACGTGCCGGGCTCCACGTTCGTGCCGTCCCGGCACGGGGCGGCAGCCTTCGCCGAACTGGCCCGGATCGCCTGGCGCTGCCGCTCGCTCGACCGGCCGGCGGCGGTGGGCGCGCCCACCCCCGTGGTCCTCGCGGGGAGCCACTGA
- a CDS encoding oligosaccharide flippase family protein, whose translation MTTTSPAAGTRLTRLLRSSAGIAIAMAVMNVGTYGFQIVSARLLGPGQYGALAGVMALLMVLSVLQLGLQATSARRIAADPEHVAAVETSVLRTAWRTAFALGLVTIVAAPLVTRLLRLDGLLPAVLLGLSIVPITVMGAQAGVLQGERRWLPLSLVYLAVGVPRVALGLAFLLVWRSETSAMLAVLIASWVPVVVGAWALGRHPRPTSSVSESEIRRDVLRETAGSSIALLAFFALSNLDVVVARGVLDGHDAGLYAGGLIVTKAVLFLPQFAVVVLFPSMSTGSESRAALAKGLAFLSVLGTACVVATYLLSGLALVFIGGAEYAEVEDRLWMFAVLGALLALLQMLVYAGLASRGAATKYLVGIGVVALVIGGSQADGVTGLATTVGIVDLAVLLVLVALQVFRHRRDDELAPADQ comes from the coding sequence GTGACGACGACCTCGCCCGCTGCAGGCACCCGCCTGACCCGGCTGCTGCGCAGCAGCGCCGGCATCGCCATCGCGATGGCCGTGATGAACGTCGGCACCTACGGCTTCCAGATCGTCTCCGCGCGTCTGCTGGGCCCCGGCCAGTACGGCGCCCTCGCCGGCGTGATGGCACTGCTGATGGTCCTCTCGGTCCTCCAACTGGGCCTCCAGGCGACCTCCGCGCGGCGGATCGCCGCCGACCCGGAGCACGTGGCCGCGGTGGAGACCTCCGTCCTCCGCACCGCCTGGCGCACCGCGTTCGCGCTGGGCCTGGTCACGATCGTCGCGGCCCCGCTCGTGACCAGGCTGCTCCGGCTCGACGGCCTCCTGCCCGCCGTCCTGCTGGGGCTGAGCATCGTCCCGATCACCGTGATGGGCGCCCAGGCCGGGGTGCTGCAGGGCGAGCGCAGGTGGCTCCCCCTCAGCCTGGTCTACCTGGCGGTCGGCGTCCCCCGGGTCGCGCTCGGCCTGGCCTTCCTGCTGGTGTGGCGGTCCGAGACCAGCGCGATGCTGGCCGTCCTCATCGCGTCCTGGGTCCCCGTCGTCGTGGGCGCGTGGGCGCTGGGGCGGCACCCCCGCCCCACGAGCAGCGTGAGCGAGTCGGAGATCCGCCGCGACGTGCTGCGCGAGACGGCCGGAAGCTCGATCGCGCTCCTGGCCTTCTTCGCGCTGTCCAACCTCGACGTGGTGGTCGCCCGCGGTGTCCTCGACGGGCACGACGCCGGCCTGTACGCCGGTGGCCTGATCGTGACGAAGGCGGTGCTCTTCCTGCCGCAGTTCGCGGTCGTGGTCCTCTTCCCGTCCATGTCGACCGGCAGCGAGAGCCGCGCCGCCCTGGCCAAGGGCCTGGCGTTCCTGAGCGTCCTCGGGACCGCCTGCGTCGTTGCGACCTACCTGCTCTCCGGGCTCGCCCTCGTCTTCATCGGCGGAGCCGAGTACGCCGAGGTCGAGGACCGGCTGTGGATGTTCGCCGTCCTCGGCGCCCTCCTCGCCCTGTTGCAGATGCTGGTGTACGCCGGACTGGCCAGCCGTGGAGCCGCGACCAAGTACCTCGTCGGCATCGGCGTCGTCGCCCTCGTCATCGGCGGCTCGCAGGCCGACGGCGTCACCGGCCTCGCCACCACCGTGGGCATCGTGGACCTCGCGGTGCTGCTCGTGCTGGTCGCGCTGCAGGTGTTCCGGCACCGCCGCGACGACGAGCTCGCGCCCGCTGACCAGTAG
- a CDS encoding hotdog fold thioesterase: MTTIDEIADFMRSHMGALNERMGIELVEVTPDRVVATMPVEGNTQPYGLLHGGASVVLAETLGSVAAAIHAGPDRFAVGTDINATHHRSATSGVVTGVATPLHRGRTMASFEIVVSDDAGRRVCTSRITCALLERDPARK, from the coding sequence ATGACGACCATCGACGAGATCGCCGACTTCATGCGCTCCCACATGGGCGCGCTCAACGAGCGGATGGGCATCGAGCTGGTCGAGGTCACGCCCGACCGTGTGGTCGCCACGATGCCCGTCGAGGGCAACACCCAGCCCTACGGCCTGCTCCACGGCGGCGCGTCGGTGGTCCTCGCCGAGACCCTGGGCTCGGTCGCGGCGGCGATCCACGCCGGACCGGACCGGTTCGCCGTCGGCACCGACATCAACGCGACCCACCACCGCTCGGCGACCTCCGGCGTGGTCACCGGCGTCGCGACGCCGCTGCACCGCGGCCGGACCATGGCCAGCTTCGAGATCGTCGTCAGCGACGACGCCGGGCGCCGGGTGTGCACCTCCCGGATCACGTGCGCGCTCCTGGAGCGCGACCCCGCGAGGAAGTAG
- a CDS encoding alpha-(1->3)-arabinofuranosyltransferase family protein, which translates to MRDERRGRVVLLTLYAALAVFVLTEKWGQSTSDTRFELTEVPGPHLAGTFHLWNPEVSLGEMQNQAYGYLFPHGSFFWLAELVGTPGWVAQRVWSVLILLLACEGLRRLARALGTSPVAAAVAGLAYGLTPRHVTEIGTRSAEILPGAMLPWAALPVVLVVHGRMRPRNAAVLSAAAFACSGGVNGTATAAPAALLAILVLWAVLTRRLSWRFGAGWLALVGAVSAWWILSLLRLGAYSPPFYDFVEDARATTSTAGFASVLRGASNWVGFISVGGDRWWPAGYDLAYEPWLVLGSGLVAVAGFVGLLRMRSAWRTPLLVAAGFGLVCQVIAHTGALDGPLSQALRDLLDGPLAPLRNVAKVDPVLRIPIAIGLAALVDDLLPLLRRRSGGRRVGVRRWAAGGLVVAIAGGLLAMAQPIATADTRTPGWKELPSYWWEAAAFLEERADEAEDGGGATWVIPGSGFGIQQWGWTMEEPMEAVARSPWITRSQVPLTPPATIRLFSAMETFLETGSGSPYLRHLLNRIGIDTVLVRHDLEPNVSQATSASLVGVALGRSPGLHSIATFGELEFGPAIEVFDVEPAIGAQVGTGGYDVRDADDAVTVAGSVEAAVAAVGSGLVGPAQAMVLAGEPGWDRDAQVVGDGYRLRERSFGRIQDAESNVMTATDPFHGDRVVPNYPGAAGAAPVVARYDGIAGVDASSSRAWTSSLGAVHPENAPWSALDGDPSTYWRPSPFADPLSQWLEVDLGGERQVGAVRLSQPSAEDVSRVARWRVTTGGRSRTLVTDPFTGEGSVRLDVRADRVRIEPLDAPDREATIGLAEVGIDGVAPTRTLVVPEAATDGPPDLLFAAAPETRSCVLTLLGPDCGRYRARAAEEAAGIDRTFTLEEGGRFRVRGLVVGRSRPGTLELLQPLGGVTMTGSSWLGNDPAVSPRMAYDGNDATSWVADPRDDEPTLTVDLGRERTMRRLTVSPPAGVAVRPDHAVIRAETADGVVVRRADLTGYGAFEPVRARRLTVTFGRSAGRVDGAPLGVGEVRLGGARFSATLDGGGPTGAVCGFGPQLVVDGRVVETRVEGLMGDVVAAGQLALEPCDGTGPLTLSAGSHRVELRSTEQFQPVGLTLDSVGGGAAPERGPSRSRTVRLLSADDTRVRLDVGPGEDAVLSSPHNVNLGWVATVDGRELERITVDGWAQGWVLPADESGKVELVYAPQRGYLVVLIAGLGVLGTVLLTALGILGTGAVRRIRRRGEVQAERVTPSGTEPGSAGPPSRRRTVLSAVVAGVVAGLVGGPVVAAAGVLGALLARWPRLVQALVGAALLGALVALVVALTDAPHLPSRPVDLVTGAALALGFAAVLGRSTRPEQR; encoded by the coding sequence ATGCGGGACGAGCGGCGCGGTCGCGTGGTGCTGCTGACCCTGTACGCCGCGCTCGCGGTCTTCGTCCTCACCGAGAAGTGGGGCCAGTCGACGAGCGACACCCGCTTCGAGCTCACCGAGGTCCCCGGTCCGCACCTCGCCGGCACCTTCCACCTGTGGAACCCCGAGGTGTCGCTGGGGGAGATGCAGAACCAGGCCTACGGCTACCTGTTCCCGCACGGCTCCTTCTTCTGGCTGGCCGAGCTGGTGGGCACCCCGGGCTGGGTGGCGCAGCGGGTGTGGTCGGTGCTGATCCTGCTCCTGGCCTGCGAGGGCCTGCGCCGCCTCGCCCGCGCCCTCGGTACGTCGCCCGTGGCCGCCGCGGTCGCCGGCCTCGCGTACGGCCTGACGCCCCGCCACGTCACCGAGATCGGCACCCGCAGCGCGGAGATCCTGCCCGGCGCGATGCTGCCGTGGGCGGCACTCCCGGTGGTGCTGGTCGTCCACGGCCGGATGCGGCCACGCAACGCGGCGGTCCTCTCCGCGGCGGCCTTCGCCTGCTCCGGTGGCGTCAACGGCACGGCGACGGCGGCGCCGGCCGCCCTGCTCGCGATCCTCGTGCTCTGGGCCGTGCTGACCCGCCGGCTGAGCTGGCGCTTCGGCGCGGGCTGGCTCGCCCTCGTCGGCGCGGTCAGCGCCTGGTGGATCCTGTCGCTGCTGCGACTGGGCGCCTACAGCCCACCCTTCTACGACTTCGTCGAGGATGCCCGGGCCACGACGTCGACCGCCGGGTTCGCGTCCGTGCTCCGCGGTGCCAGCAACTGGGTGGGGTTCATCTCCGTCGGCGGCGACCGGTGGTGGCCGGCCGGCTACGACCTGGCCTACGAGCCCTGGCTGGTGCTCGGATCGGGGCTGGTCGCCGTTGCCGGCTTCGTCGGCCTGCTCCGGATGCGCAGCGCGTGGCGGACCCCGCTGCTGGTGGCCGCCGGGTTCGGGCTGGTCTGCCAGGTGATCGCCCACACCGGCGCGCTCGACGGCCCGCTCAGCCAGGCGCTGCGCGACCTGCTCGACGGACCGCTGGCCCCGCTGCGCAATGTCGCCAAGGTCGACCCGGTGCTCCGGATCCCGATCGCGATCGGTCTCGCCGCCCTCGTCGACGATCTGCTGCCGCTGCTGCGCCGCCGGTCGGGCGGGCGGCGGGTCGGCGTGCGTCGGTGGGCGGCGGGCGGACTCGTCGTGGCGATCGCCGGCGGCCTGCTCGCGATGGCCCAGCCCATCGCCACCGCCGACACCCGCACGCCCGGGTGGAAGGAGCTCCCGTCGTACTGGTGGGAGGCGGCGGCCTTCCTGGAGGAGCGGGCCGACGAGGCCGAGGACGGCGGCGGGGCGACCTGGGTCATCCCCGGGTCGGGCTTCGGCATCCAGCAGTGGGGCTGGACCATGGAGGAGCCGATGGAGGCGGTGGCGCGCAGCCCGTGGATCACCCGCTCGCAGGTGCCGCTCACGCCGCCCGCGACGATCCGGCTGTTCTCCGCGATGGAGACCTTCCTCGAGACCGGCTCCGGGTCGCCGTACCTGCGGCACCTGCTGAACCGGATCGGCATCGACACCGTCCTCGTGCGCCACGACCTGGAGCCGAACGTTTCGCAGGCGACCTCGGCGAGCCTGGTCGGCGTCGCCCTGGGCCGCTCACCCGGGCTGCACTCGATCGCCACCTTCGGTGAGCTGGAGTTCGGCCCCGCGATCGAGGTCTTCGACGTCGAGCCGGCGATCGGGGCCCAGGTGGGCACCGGCGGGTACGACGTCCGCGACGCCGACGACGCCGTGACCGTCGCGGGCTCGGTCGAGGCCGCGGTGGCCGCCGTGGGGTCCGGCCTGGTCGGGCCGGCCCAGGCGATGGTGCTGGCGGGCGAGCCCGGCTGGGACCGCGACGCCCAGGTGGTCGGGGACGGGTACCGGCTCCGGGAGCGCTCGTTCGGCCGGATCCAGGACGCCGAGAGCAACGTGATGACGGCGACCGACCCGTTCCACGGCGACCGCGTGGTGCCGAACTACCCCGGCGCCGCGGGGGCCGCGCCGGTCGTGGCCCGGTACGACGGCATCGCGGGTGTCGACGCGTCGAGCTCCCGGGCGTGGACCAGCTCGCTGGGAGCCGTGCACCCCGAGAACGCGCCGTGGTCGGCGCTCGACGGCGATCCGTCGACGTACTGGCGGCCGAGTCCGTTCGCCGACCCCCTGAGCCAGTGGCTGGAGGTGGACCTCGGCGGCGAGCGCCAGGTCGGCGCGGTGCGCTTGAGCCAGCCGTCGGCCGAGGACGTCAGCCGGGTCGCCCGCTGGCGGGTCACAACGGGCGGTCGCAGCCGGACGTTGGTGACCGACCCGTTCACCGGAGAGGGCTCGGTGCGGCTCGACGTGCGCGCCGACCGGGTCCGGATCGAGCCCCTCGACGCGCCGGACCGGGAGGCCACGATCGGTCTCGCCGAGGTCGGGATCGACGGCGTCGCGCCGACCCGCACGCTCGTCGTCCCCGAGGCCGCGACCGACGGCCCGCCCGACCTGCTGTTCGCCGCGGCGCCCGAGACCCGCTCCTGCGTGCTGACGCTGCTGGGCCCCGACTGCGGCCGGTACCGGGCCCGGGCGGCCGAGGAGGCCGCGGGCATCGACCGGACGTTCACGCTCGAGGAGGGCGGCCGGTTCCGGGTCCGCGGCCTCGTCGTCGGCCGGAGCCGGCCCGGCACGCTCGAGCTGTTGCAGCCGCTGGGCGGGGTGACCATGACCGGCTCGTCGTGGCTGGGGAACGACCCGGCGGTGTCGCCGCGGATGGCCTACGACGGCAACGACGCGACCTCGTGGGTGGCCGACCCCCGCGACGACGAGCCGACGCTCACCGTCGACCTCGGCCGCGAGCGGACGATGCGCCGCCTCACCGTCAGCCCGCCGGCCGGGGTGGCCGTACGTCCCGACCATGCGGTGATCCGGGCCGAGACCGCCGACGGCGTGGTGGTCCGCCGGGCCGACCTGACCGGGTACGGCGCCTTCGAGCCGGTACGTGCCCGCCGGCTCACCGTGACCTTCGGCCGATCGGCCGGCCGGGTGGACGGCGCACCGCTCGGCGTCGGCGAGGTCCGGCTCGGGGGCGCACGGTTCTCCGCGACCCTCGACGGCGGTGGTCCGACCGGCGCGGTCTGCGGGTTCGGGCCGCAGCTGGTCGTCGACGGCCGTGTCGTCGAGACCCGCGTCGAGGGCCTGATGGGCGACGTGGTCGCCGCCGGCCAGCTGGCGCTCGAACCCTGCGACGGCACCGGCCCGCTGACGCTGAGCGCCGGCTCCCATCGCGTCGAGCTGCGCTCGACCGAGCAGTTCCAGCCGGTCGGGCTGACCCTCGACTCCGTCGGCGGCGGCGCGGCGCCCGAGCGCGGTCCGTCCCGCTCGCGCACCGTCCGGCTGCTGTCCGCGGACGACACCCGGGTCCGCCTCGACGTCGGCCCGGGGGAGGACGCCGTGCTCAGCTCGCCCCACAACGTCAACCTCGGCTGGGTGGCCACGGTCGACGGCCGCGAGCTCGAGCGGATCACCGTCGACGGCTGGGCCCAGGGCTGGGTGCTGCCGGCGGACGAGTCCGGAAAGGTCGAGCTCGTCTACGCTCCCCAACGGGGCTACCTGGTCGTCCTGATCGCGGGCCTGGGCGTCCTGGGGACCGTGCTGCTCACCGCGCTGGGAATCCTCGGCACCGGGGCGGTACGCCGCATCCGGCGGCGCGGGGAGGTGCAGGCGGAGCGCGTGACCCCGTCGGGGACCGAGCCCGGTTCGGCGGGACCGCCCTCGCGTCGGCGCACCGTTCTCAGCGCGGTCGTCGCGGGCGTCGTCGCCGGTCTCGTCGGCGGCCCGGTCGTCGCCGCGGCGGGGGTGCTCGGTGCCCTGCTCGCCCGGTGGCCGCGGCTGGTCCAGGCCCTCGTCGGGGCGGCGCTGCTCGGTGCGCTCGTCGCGCTCGTGGTCGCCCTGACCGACGCGCCGCACCTGCCGTCGCGACCGGTCGACCTGGTGACCGGAGCCGCCCTCGCGCTCGGCTTCGCCGCCGTCCTCGGCCGGAGCACGCGCCCGGAGCAGCGGTGA